Proteins from a single region of Deinococcus malanensis:
- a CDS encoding M3 family metallopeptidase, which yields MTNSTVPGGNPLLNVGFRIPFDQIRPEHAEGAVDTLLAVTSEKLEALAGAQERGFENFMLDLDTLTEQLDTVNTIVRHLNSVMSSDEWKAAVEAIIPKTSEFYTQLSLHPGLWQALKTFADSEHVQTLDPVQARHLKLTIDEFRRQGADLPEDKKTRLLEVNTRLAQVTNTFSKNVLDATTAYELYVPSERLAGVPQRVLDATRRDAESKGKDGHRLTLHQPVITPVLTYADDRELRRELWEAQLMVGQQEGRDNRPLVREILQLRREQAELLGFRNFADYVLEDRMAGSGENALKFERDLDARTRPAYERENAELEAYYRAHAGADAPDLQPWDGAYWAEKQRQEKFDFDEEALRPYFPMPRVLSGLFEICNRVFGITVTETQAPGWHPEVQYYDIHDEAGVHIASFYTDWFPRDSKRAGAWMNAFVTGGPRENGVEPHLGLMCGNMTAPSGDTPSLLSVREVETVFHEFGHLLHHAMSRVPVRSLSGTQVPWDFVELPSQIMENWVMEREALDLFAAHYQTGEKLPQDLYDRLRAAQNYRAANTAMRQYSFGLTDLSLHVEYDPNSEADPITVAREIMGTFTAHPLPENYAQVAQFGHLFSSPVGYGAGYYSYKWAEVLDADAFSRFAREGIFNRETGRTYVDTILSRGNSDDPAQLYRDFMGRDPDADALLRRSGLLES from the coding sequence ATGACGAATTCAACTGTGCCGGGTGGCAACCCGCTGCTTAACGTGGGTTTCCGCATTCCTTTCGACCAGATCCGTCCTGAGCACGCCGAGGGGGCGGTGGACACGCTGCTGGCAGTGACCTCTGAGAAGCTCGAAGCCTTGGCAGGGGCCCAGGAGCGCGGGTTCGAGAACTTCATGCTGGACCTCGACACGCTGACGGAGCAGCTTGACACCGTCAACACCATCGTGCGGCACCTCAACAGCGTGATGAGCAGCGACGAGTGGAAGGCGGCTGTTGAGGCCATTATTCCCAAGACCAGCGAGTTCTACACCCAGCTGAGCCTGCATCCTGGCCTGTGGCAGGCGTTGAAGACCTTCGCCGACTCCGAGCACGTCCAGACGCTGGACCCCGTGCAGGCGCGCCACCTGAAGCTGACCATCGATGAATTCCGGCGTCAGGGTGCTGACCTGCCCGAAGACAAGAAGACCCGGCTGCTGGAGGTCAATACCCGGCTGGCGCAGGTCACCAACACCTTCTCCAAAAACGTTCTGGACGCCACAACCGCATATGAACTGTACGTGCCGTCCGAGCGCCTGGCCGGCGTGCCACAGCGTGTTCTGGACGCCACCCGGCGTGACGCCGAGAGCAAGGGCAAGGACGGCCACCGCCTGACCCTGCACCAGCCGGTGATTACCCCAGTGCTGACCTATGCGGACGACCGTGAGCTGCGACGGGAGCTGTGGGAAGCCCAGCTGATGGTCGGCCAGCAGGAGGGGCGTGACAACCGCCCCCTGGTCCGCGAAATTCTGCAGCTGCGCCGCGAGCAGGCCGAGCTGCTGGGCTTCCGCAACTTTGCCGACTACGTGCTGGAGGACCGGATGGCCGGCAGCGGCGAGAACGCCCTGAAGTTCGAGCGGGACCTCGACGCCCGTACCCGTCCTGCCTACGAGCGCGAGAACGCCGAACTGGAAGCCTACTACCGCGCCCACGCCGGGGCGGACGCTCCTGACCTGCAGCCTTGGGACGGCGCCTACTGGGCCGAAAAGCAGCGCCAGGAGAAGTTCGACTTCGACGAGGAAGCGCTGCGCCCGTACTTCCCTATGCCGCGCGTGCTCTCGGGCCTGTTCGAGATCTGCAACCGGGTCTTCGGTATTACCGTGACCGAGACTCAGGCACCTGGCTGGCACCCCGAAGTGCAGTACTACGACATTCATGATGAGGCGGGCGTACACATCGCCAGCTTCTACACCGACTGGTTCCCGCGTGACAGCAAGCGCGCCGGCGCCTGGATGAACGCCTTCGTCACCGGCGGTCCCCGTGAGAACGGTGTGGAACCCCACCTGGGCCTGATGTGCGGCAACATGACGGCCCCCAGCGGCGACACCCCCAGCCTACTGTCGGTGCGCGAGGTGGAGACCGTGTTCCACGAGTTCGGTCACCTGCTGCACCACGCCATGAGCCGCGTGCCGGTGCGCAGCCTGAGTGGCACCCAGGTGCCCTGGGATTTCGTGGAACTGCCCAGCCAGATCATGGAGAACTGGGTCATGGAGCGCGAGGCGCTGGACCTGTTCGCGGCGCACTACCAGACCGGCGAGAAGCTGCCGCAGGATCTGTATGACCGCCTGCGTGCTGCGCAGAACTACCGCGCCGCGAACACCGCCATGCGTCAGTACTCCTTCGGCCTGACCGACCTGAGCCTGCATGTCGAGTACGATCCGAACAGCGAGGCTGACCCCATCACGGTGGCCCGGGAAATCATGGGGACCTTCACGGCCCACCCGCTGCCGGAGAACTACGCCCAGGTCGCGCAGTTCGGGCATCTGTTCAGCAGCCCGGTTGGGTATGGTGCCGGCTACTACAGCTACAAGTGGGCCGAGGTCCTCGACGCCGACGCCTTCAGCCGCTTTGCCAGGGAAGGTATTTTCAATCGCGAGACGGGGCGCACCTACGTAGACACCATCCTGTCGCGCGGCAACAGTGATGACCCTGCCCAGCTGTACCGTGACTTCATGGGCCGTGATCCCGATGCGGACGCCCTGCTGCGCCGCAGCGGTCTGCTCGAAAGCTGA
- a CDS encoding CAP domain-containing protein, whose translation MKLRGVLGAVMAGAMLLSSAVQAQSAAEATLISRLNEVRAQGVNCPGNGRRPVAGSLVQTNQHARAAQLQALHMGSTGSISHTGPGGSTPKIRAASTGVNAVSVTEIIFMGRGVNPEAAMQWWLSSPVHCYWMTEGRYTHAGASIIQGARGTAYVIVLSSQPR comes from the coding sequence ATGAAACTTCGCGGAGTACTGGGTGCTGTCATGGCTGGGGCCATGCTGCTGTCTTCTGCCGTGCAGGCGCAGTCTGCTGCCGAGGCCACGCTGATTTCTCGTCTCAACGAGGTCCGCGCACAGGGCGTCAACTGTCCGGGCAACGGCCGGCGCCCGGTGGCGGGCAGCCTGGTGCAAACCAACCAGCATGCACGGGCCGCGCAACTTCAGGCCCTGCACATGGGGAGCACCGGCAGCATCTCGCACACCGGGCCCGGCGGCAGCACGCCCAAAATTCGCGCCGCCAGTACCGGTGTGAATGCCGTGAGTGTGACGGAGATTATCTTCATGGGCCGCGGTGTCAACCCCGAAGCAGCGATGCAGTGGTGGCTCAGCAGCCCGGTGCACTGCTACTGGATGACTGAAGGCCGCTACACCCACGCGGGGGCCAGCATCATCCAGGGGGCACGCGGCACGGCTTACGTGATCGTGCTGAGCAGTCAGCCCCGCTGA
- a CDS encoding aminotransferase class I/II-fold pyridoxal phosphate-dependent enzyme: MTSDALTQARAAYDAFKARGLKLNMQRGQPSDADFDLSNGLLTALGEMDTHMDGLDLRNYPGGVAGLPSARALFAQYLDVKAENVIVWNNSSLELQGMVLTFALLHGVRGSDRPWARLEGAVKPKMIVTLPGYDRHFLLLQTLGFDLLTVDMQPDGPDVDAIERLAASDESVKGVLFVPTYSNPGGESISADKARRLATVQAAAGDFTIFADDAYRVHHLSDDQQDTPVNFVTLSRDAGFPDRAFVFASTSKVTFASGGLGFVASSEDNIRWLSKYLNAQSIGPNKLEQARHVKFLQSYPDGLEGLMRDHGRLIAPKFKAVDDTLSTELGNSGEYATWTSPRGGYFISLDTAAPVADRVVELAEAAGVSLTPAGATFPSCQDPQNRNIRLAPTRPPLDEVYTAMQGVAACIRLATEEYRAGKH; this comes from the coding sequence ATGACCAGTGACGCCCTGACCCAGGCCCGCGCCGCATACGACGCCTTCAAGGCCCGTGGCCTGAAGCTCAACATGCAGCGTGGCCAGCCCAGCGACGCGGACTTCGACCTCAGCAATGGCCTGCTGACCGCGCTGGGTGAAATGGACACGCACATGGACGGCCTGGACCTGCGCAACTATCCGGGAGGCGTCGCCGGGCTGCCCAGCGCCCGAGCACTGTTCGCGCAGTACCTGGATGTGAAGGCCGAGAACGTCATCGTGTGGAATAACAGCAGCCTGGAGCTGCAGGGAATGGTGCTGACCTTTGCCCTGCTGCACGGCGTGCGTGGCAGTGACCGGCCCTGGGCGCGCCTGGAAGGCGCAGTGAAGCCGAAGATGATCGTGACCCTGCCCGGCTACGACCGGCATTTCCTTCTGCTGCAGACGCTGGGCTTTGACCTGCTGACGGTGGACATGCAGCCCGACGGGCCGGATGTGGACGCCATCGAGCGTCTCGCCGCCTCCGATGAATCGGTGAAAGGTGTGCTGTTCGTGCCCACGTACAGCAACCCTGGTGGCGAAAGCATCAGTGCCGACAAGGCCCGGAGGCTGGCCACCGTTCAGGCTGCAGCCGGTGACTTCACGATCTTTGCCGACGACGCCTACCGGGTACATCACCTCTCGGACGACCAGCAGGACACCCCGGTCAACTTTGTGACCCTGAGCCGTGACGCCGGTTTTCCGGACCGCGCGTTCGTGTTCGCCAGCACCAGCAAGGTGACCTTTGCCAGCGGCGGCCTGGGCTTCGTGGCCAGCAGCGAAGATAACATCCGCTGGCTGAGTAAATATCTCAACGCCCAGAGCATCGGCCCCAACAAGCTGGAGCAGGCCCGGCACGTAAAGTTCCTCCAGTCGTACCCAGACGGCCTGGAGGGCCTGATGCGCGACCACGGCCGACTGATCGCCCCAAAATTCAAGGCGGTTGACGATACGCTGAGCACCGAACTGGGGAACAGCGGCGAGTACGCGACCTGGACCTCGCCGCGCGGGGGCTACTTCATCAGCCTGGACACGGCCGCACCGGTCGCGGACCGGGTCGTGGAACTTGCCGAGGCTGCCGGAGTCAGCCTGACGCCCGCCGGGGCCACGTTTCCATCGTGCCAGGACCCGCAAAACCGCAACATCCGGCTGGCCCCGACCCGTCCGCCATTGGATGAGGTGTATACCGCTATGCAGGGGGTGGCGGCATGCATTCGCCTGGCCACCGAGGAGTACCGCGCCGGGAAGCACTAA
- a CDS encoding N-acetyltransferase encodes MQVLPFADLAGITFLEATPADLPHVAAFLSRAHPDSPVVTADLERADSFRLSGEAFRRTLAYRGADLVGLAEVSVPRSENYPGWLLLEVNVMPDEARVDLPGTLLALAENYAVSQGGATFLARVKENWPERELFESGGYTEHDRLWPSTLDLRTLNFEAFAAAEVQAAATGVRLVPLSSFGPLDEPLQRRLYDLIAALLRDVPSTTPIKIWPFELWQQRYVPTLKHPEGLFLAVVPDGQWVGVSELHMPIPQRPGTLHNGLTGVLPGWRGRRLALALKLAAARAALSRGFTHSRTSNHSINRPMLAINDRLGFVREAATLTLKKDI; translated from the coding sequence ATGCAAGTGCTGCCTTTCGCTGATCTTGCCGGCATCACGTTTCTGGAAGCCACGCCCGCCGACCTGCCACATGTCGCAGCATTTCTGAGCCGCGCCCATCCAGACTCCCCCGTGGTGACAGCTGATCTGGAACGCGCCGACAGCTTCCGCCTGTCTGGTGAGGCGTTCCGGCGCACACTCGCCTACCGTGGAGCGGATCTGGTCGGCCTGGCCGAGGTCAGTGTGCCGCGCTCCGAGAATTACCCCGGCTGGCTGCTGCTGGAGGTCAACGTGATGCCGGACGAGGCAAGGGTTGACCTCCCTGGTACGCTGCTGGCACTGGCCGAAAACTATGCTGTCAGCCAGGGTGGTGCCACGTTCCTGGCCCGGGTCAAGGAGAACTGGCCGGAACGAGAGCTGTTCGAATCGGGCGGCTACACCGAACACGACCGGCTGTGGCCCAGCACACTTGACCTGCGCACGTTGAACTTCGAGGCGTTCGCGGCTGCAGAAGTCCAGGCAGCAGCAACCGGAGTGCGTCTTGTTCCTCTGAGCAGTTTTGGCCCGCTGGATGAGCCCCTGCAGCGCCGCCTGTACGACCTGATCGCCGCGCTGCTGCGGGACGTGCCCAGCACCACTCCAATTAAAATCTGGCCTTTTGAACTCTGGCAGCAGAGGTATGTGCCGACGCTCAAGCATCCGGAAGGACTTTTTCTCGCCGTGGTGCCGGATGGGCAGTGGGTGGGGGTCAGTGAACTGCATATGCCCATCCCGCAGCGGCCGGGCACGCTTCATAACGGCCTGACCGGAGTTCTGCCCGGCTGGCGCGGTCGCCGGCTGGCTCTGGCGCTGAAACTGGCTGCAGCGCGTGCGGCGCTTTCACGGGGGTTTACGCATTCGCGGACCAGCAATCACAGCATTAACCGGCCCATGCTGGCCATTAATGACCGGCTGGGGTTTGTTCGGGAAGCGGCGACGTTGACGTTGAAGAAGGATATTTAG
- a CDS encoding BTAD domain-containing putative transcriptional regulator, giving the protein MSLNWRDLTSSRRARWPTVQGAVARPRLRALLVQARVLMVVAPAGFGKTTALAAGAPGLGGPGAWLTLDADDADPQVLAGGLALAVEGLPGGAAAAALLDAGASPRRVAARVADVLDASGALLVLDEAQHLTGPLTGDVLRELVSGGAGRVALLSRVPLTLPDLTRLEAQGDVQHLSATDLAFTADEVGELLGALNVPATGADVRLAHSVTEGWPIAVRFLAQAAAQGRVHLRQLADLDGGEAQLGTLFTYLAQEVMGPLDPALRILLTRSSVFDELTPELLEAVLDQPQARELLDALARSGIFLTRVGEEGYRAHPLLRAHLRAGLPAAEVRAVAARGAAYFESTGRPRRAMAAHLLAGNAERAAQLLSAHGRLWLRLGRVTLVERSLGRLPKTAWTPDLHALAGDALRLSSRYGEALAAYAQAAPLERALGEVQVALDTVQPELAWEALDTAERLSPPELWDTVRRLRAENLLNVGQLTEAVKLSPSLAGGARYALRSGDISGALTLALEAARGEAGGARAAQNHREGLLLASFLHALMGEPDPAVRRAREGLAEGTRLESPFVQALAWARLGHAQVAAGQTEQARQAYEEARTLARGVAGRLQVEPLMGLSYLAGLAGDVTRAASLRAEAVLPTAGDRYMQGLLYLTSALGVLHAGRTDAVELEEARAAFMTCGDRFGLAAVALAAFAAGQGEAGAAAHAAAQFPLLLGRRTLLSPYPDRARRAALLARLAAAVPDTMGALRGAARDLGYADVPFPAEAPGFEVRVQVLERLAVTRSDDPRPRDWGRAKARDLLALLSVHEEGLARDSAQEALFPEADPGVGERNFRVTLHALGQVLEEGAPSGAFLERGEWLRLRKGPDLHIDLHAARALLSQPTGTPGRLEALIWLPGQLADTELATVQQEAERYAARLPEALGAEATHALEQGQPDRAARAAERALNLDPAHEPAARVLMRVCHLRGGASALQRVYGNLRTALSELGLEPLPETAALYRALGGTP; this is encoded by the coding sequence ATGTCCCTGAACTGGCGTGACCTGACTTCGAGCCGCCGCGCCCGCTGGCCCACCGTGCAGGGTGCTGTGGCCCGGCCGCGCCTGCGGGCCCTGCTGGTCCAAGCGCGTGTGCTGATGGTGGTCGCTCCGGCAGGCTTCGGGAAAACCACTGCGCTGGCAGCCGGTGCACCTGGCCTGGGAGGACCCGGCGCCTGGTTGACCCTGGACGCCGACGACGCCGATCCCCAGGTGCTGGCCGGCGGCCTGGCCCTGGCGGTGGAGGGCCTCCCGGGAGGCGCGGCGGCCGCTGCCCTGCTGGATGCCGGAGCGTCGCCACGGCGGGTGGCCGCCCGCGTGGCCGACGTGCTGGATGCCAGCGGGGCCCTGCTGGTCCTGGACGAGGCGCAGCACCTGACCGGTCCTCTGACGGGCGACGTGCTGCGCGAGCTGGTCTCCGGCGGGGCAGGCCGGGTGGCGCTGCTCTCACGGGTGCCGCTGACGCTGCCGGACCTGACCCGGCTGGAAGCCCAGGGCGACGTCCAGCATCTGTCAGCCACGGATCTGGCCTTTACTGCTGACGAAGTCGGGGAACTGCTGGGTGCGCTGAATGTGCCGGCAACAGGCGCAGACGTCCGGCTGGCCCACAGCGTGACCGAAGGCTGGCCGATTGCCGTGCGCTTTCTGGCCCAGGCTGCCGCCCAGGGCCGCGTCCACCTGCGTCAGCTGGCCGATCTGGACGGTGGCGAGGCGCAGCTGGGTACCCTGTTCACCTATCTTGCTCAGGAGGTGATGGGACCGCTGGACCCAGCGCTGCGGATTTTGCTCACGCGCTCGAGCGTCTTTGATGAGCTGACACCGGAACTGCTGGAAGCGGTGCTGGACCAGCCGCAGGCCCGCGAGCTGCTGGACGCGCTGGCTCGGAGCGGCATCTTCCTGACTCGGGTCGGCGAGGAGGGCTACCGGGCTCATCCTTTGCTGCGGGCCCACCTGCGCGCTGGCCTGCCTGCCGCAGAGGTCAGAGCCGTGGCAGCCAGAGGCGCAGCCTATTTCGAGTCCACGGGACGGCCACGCCGGGCCATGGCGGCGCATCTGCTGGCCGGAAACGCCGAGCGGGCTGCGCAGCTGCTCTCGGCCCACGGCCGGCTGTGGCTGCGTCTGGGCCGGGTCACCCTGGTCGAACGCAGCCTGGGACGGCTGCCGAAAACGGCCTGGACCCCGGACCTGCATGCCCTGGCCGGAGACGCCCTGCGGCTTTCGTCGCGCTACGGCGAGGCGCTGGCCGCCTATGCCCAGGCCGCGCCGCTCGAACGTGCCCTGGGCGAGGTGCAGGTGGCCCTGGACACGGTTCAGCCGGAACTGGCCTGGGAGGCACTGGACACCGCCGAGCGGCTTTCGCCTCCGGAACTTTGGGACACGGTCCGGCGCCTGCGCGCCGAGAACCTGCTGAACGTGGGCCAGCTGACCGAGGCAGTGAAGCTCTCGCCGTCCCTGGCCGGCGGAGCCCGGTATGCGCTGCGCTCCGGCGATATCTCTGGCGCCCTGACCCTGGCGCTGGAGGCCGCCCGGGGCGAGGCTGGAGGTGCCCGGGCTGCTCAGAACCACCGCGAGGGTCTGCTGCTGGCCAGCTTTCTGCACGCCCTGATGGGTGAGCCGGATCCGGCCGTCCGCCGCGCCAGGGAGGGTCTGGCCGAAGGCACGCGCCTGGAAAGCCCGTTCGTGCAGGCGCTGGCCTGGGCACGACTTGGACACGCGCAGGTGGCAGCCGGCCAGACCGAGCAGGCCCGTCAGGCCTACGAGGAGGCCCGCACCCTGGCACGTGGCGTGGCCGGGCGCCTTCAGGTCGAGCCCCTGATGGGACTGAGCTATCTGGCCGGACTGGCCGGAGACGTGACCCGGGCCGCGTCCCTGCGCGCCGAAGCGGTGCTTCCCACGGCTGGAGACCGTTACATGCAGGGGCTGCTGTATCTCACGTCTGCCCTGGGTGTTCTGCATGCTGGCCGGACCGATGCCGTGGAGCTGGAGGAGGCGCGTGCGGCCTTCATGACCTGTGGGGACCGCTTTGGACTGGCCGCGGTGGCGCTGGCCGCGTTCGCCGCCGGCCAGGGGGAAGCGGGGGCAGCAGCCCACGCGGCCGCGCAGTTTCCCCTGCTGCTGGGACGGCGCACGTTGCTCTCGCCGTATCCCGACCGTGCCCGGCGCGCCGCTCTGCTGGCCCGGCTGGCTGCTGCCGTGCCGGACACCATGGGTGCACTGCGCGGTGCGGCCCGTGACCTGGGTTACGCGGACGTGCCCTTCCCTGCCGAGGCGCCGGGTTTCGAGGTGCGTGTGCAGGTGCTTGAGCGGCTGGCCGTCACGCGCAGCGACGATCCCAGACCGCGCGACTGGGGCCGCGCCAAGGCCCGTGACCTGCTGGCGCTGCTGTCGGTTCACGAGGAAGGACTGGCCCGTGACTCCGCGCAGGAAGCGCTGTTTCCGGAAGCGGACCCTGGTGTGGGTGAGCGCAACTTCCGCGTGACCTTGCACGCCCTGGGACAGGTGCTGGAAGAGGGTGCACCCAGCGGCGCATTCCTGGAGCGCGGCGAGTGGCTGCGGCTGCGGAAGGGTCCAGACCTGCACATCGATCTGCACGCGGCCCGGGCGCTGCTGTCCCAGCCCACAGGCACCCCTGGACGGCTTGAAGCGCTGATCTGGCTGCCCGGTCAGTTGGCCGATACTGAACTGGCAACCGTCCAGCAGGAGGCCGAACGCTACGCGGCCCGGCTGCCCGAAGCCCTTGGTGCCGAGGCCACGCACGCCCTAGAGCAGGGTCAGCCGGACCGTGCAGCCAGGGCTGCGGAGCGGGCCCTGAACCTGGACCCTGCCCATGAACCGGCGGCCCGGGTGCTGATGCGCGTGTGCCACCTGCGGGGCGGCGCCTCAGCACTCCAGCGCGTATACGGCAACCTCCGCACCGCCCTGTCCGAGCTGGGCCTCGAACCCCTGCCGGAGACTGCCGCGCTGTACCGCGCGCTGGGCGGCACCCCGTGA
- a CDS encoding LabA-like NYN domain-containing protein, producing the protein MQYVVHRPRVGLFVDTQNLYHSARDLLERTVNFETILNVATEGRELVHAISYTVEREGEATARPFIYKLSALGYKVRRMNLTLHHVTDGGKAIYEGNWDMGIVADMVRLMDHLDVVVLGSGDGDYTDIVEVLQERGKRVEVIAFREHTAQKLIDAADRFMHLPDLDGALMPARVKPVPNPPKQGGDDA; encoded by the coding sequence ATGCAATATGTTGTCCACCGCCCGCGCGTGGGTCTTTTTGTAGACACGCAGAACCTCTACCATTCCGCCCGCGACCTGCTGGAACGCACCGTCAACTTCGAGACGATCCTGAATGTCGCCACCGAGGGCCGTGAACTGGTGCACGCCATCAGCTACACCGTGGAGCGCGAGGGAGAGGCCACCGCGCGCCCGTTTATCTACAAGCTTTCGGCGCTGGGTTACAAGGTGCGGCGCATGAACCTGACCCTGCACCACGTCACCGACGGCGGCAAGGCCATCTACGAAGGCAACTGGGACATGGGCATCGTGGCGGATATGGTGCGCCTGATGGACCATCTTGACGTGGTGGTGCTGGGGAGCGGCGACGGCGATTACACCGACATCGTGGAAGTGCTGCAGGAGCGTGGCAAGCGCGTGGAAGTCATTGCCTTCCGCGAGCACACCGCCCAGAAGCTGATCGACGCCGCCGACCGTTTCATGCATCTGCCGGATCTGGACGGTGCGCTGATGCCTGCCCGCGTCAAACCTGTCCCCAATCCCCCGAAACAGGGCGGCGATGACGCCTGA
- a CDS encoding 3-hydroxybutyrate dehydrogenase, producing MTSGGRASQEDRTALVTGGTSGIGLAIARRFQQDGMRVAVLDLDRPHAREVADTHGLIYIAADLTRREECRRAITDTVEALGGLDVLVNNAGFQHIDPVADFPEDTWDAMIHVMLTAPFLLSKYAWPYLTRSGHGRIINVASIHGHVASPFKSAYISAKHGVIGFTRTAALEAGEQGLTVNAICPGYVRTPLVEGQIADQARTRGITPQEVEQKVMLEPAAIKRLLDPEDVAALASYVASPAAWGMTGAVLDLDLGWTAR from the coding sequence ATGACATCTGGAGGACGGGCATCACAAGAGGACAGAACCGCGCTGGTGACTGGCGGAACAAGTGGGATCGGACTGGCCATCGCACGGCGATTTCAGCAGGACGGCATGCGGGTGGCCGTGCTGGACCTCGACCGTCCGCATGCCCGTGAAGTGGCCGATACGCATGGGCTGATTTATATCGCCGCAGACCTGACCCGCCGGGAGGAATGCCGCCGCGCTATCACCGACACCGTAGAGGCCCTGGGAGGTCTGGACGTCCTGGTGAACAACGCCGGCTTTCAGCACATCGACCCGGTGGCCGACTTTCCCGAGGACACCTGGGACGCCATGATTCATGTGATGCTGACGGCGCCCTTTCTGCTGTCCAAGTACGCATGGCCGTACCTGACCCGCAGCGGACACGGCCGCATCATCAATGTGGCCAGCATTCACGGGCACGTGGCCAGTCCGTTCAAAAGTGCCTATATCAGCGCCAAACACGGCGTCATCGGATTTACCCGCACGGCGGCCCTGGAAGCCGGCGAGCAGGGGCTGACAGTCAATGCCATCTGCCCGGGCTATGTGCGCACTCCCCTTGTCGAGGGCCAGATCGCCGACCAGGCCCGCACCCGCGGCATCACACCTCAGGAAGTGGAGCAGAAGGTGATGCTGGAACCTGCCGCCATCAAGCGCCTGCTCGACCCCGAGGACGTGGCTGCACTGGCAAGTTACGTCGCCAGTCCCGCCGCCTGGGGCATGACCGGAGCGGTACTGGACCTGGACCTGGGCTGGACCGCCCGCTGA
- a CDS encoding MarR family winged helix-turn-helix transcriptional regulator: MPTRYAGLPEERAALDAYIKLWRAAHAVEVSANRHLSNDGLTVSQFGVMEALYHLGPLSQRALADKILRSSGNLTMVIDNLERDGLVRRERDERDRRVMKVSLTAEGQALIERVLPRHVEGIRQVFEVLSPEEMALLTALTRKLGLASQTATQRPVVQRRRS; encoded by the coding sequence ATGCCCACCCGTTATGCAGGTCTCCCCGAGGAACGCGCCGCCCTGGACGCCTATATCAAGCTGTGGCGCGCCGCACACGCCGTGGAAGTCAGCGCCAACCGGCACCTGAGCAATGATGGGCTGACGGTCAGCCAGTTTGGAGTCATGGAAGCGCTGTACCACCTGGGACCGCTCAGCCAGCGGGCGCTGGCCGACAAGATCCTGCGCTCGAGCGGAAACCTCACGATGGTCATCGACAACCTGGAGCGCGACGGTCTGGTCCGCCGTGAACGCGACGAGAGGGACCGCCGGGTCATGAAGGTCTCGCTGACTGCCGAAGGACAGGCCCTGATCGAGCGGGTCCTGCCTCGCCATGTGGAAGGTATCCGGCAGGTCTTCGAGGTGCTGAGCCCTGAGGAGATGGCCCTGCTGACGGCACTGACCCGCAAACTGGGCCTGGCTTCGCAAACGGCGACTCAGCGCCCGGTCGTGCAACGCCGGCGGTCCTGA
- the queA gene encoding tRNA preQ1(34) S-adenosylmethionine ribosyltransferase-isomerase QueA, producing the protein MTPDSADAALARLNFDLPEDRIAQTGAEPRDSSHLMLVGQTLSHHIFNELPELLRSGDLLVFNESRVIPARVMARKPLVGGLGGGQVEVLLLREEETPDLGQHVWSAYLKPARRAGKDLWMGEHHAEVVGQLEDGARLLRFGYDIKPHLDDIGRLPLPPYIDAGSSDEVWRERYQTVYAREPGSVAAPTAGLHFTPELLSRLEARGIERVSVILHVGAGTFKPITGSVADHVMHAERYVVSAEAASTINRARQEGRRVIAVGTTTVRTLESAWDGSAVRAGEGDTRIFITPGTPVNVPDLLITNLHLPGSTLLLLVAAFAGEERIRAAYDAALSGGYRFYSLGDAMLLENLRG; encoded by the coding sequence ATGACGCCTGATTCAGCCGACGCGGCCCTGGCACGGCTGAACTTCGATCTGCCCGAGGACCGGATCGCGCAGACCGGTGCAGAACCCCGCGACAGCTCCCACCTGATGCTGGTGGGGCAGACGCTGTCGCACCATATTTTCAATGAGCTGCCGGAGCTTTTGAGAAGCGGCGACCTGCTCGTCTTCAACGAATCACGGGTCATTCCTGCGCGCGTGATGGCCCGCAAACCGCTGGTGGGTGGCCTCGGCGGCGGCCAGGTTGAGGTGCTGCTGCTGCGCGAGGAAGAAACTCCGGACCTGGGGCAGCACGTCTGGAGCGCGTACCTGAAACCCGCCCGCCGGGCCGGCAAGGACTTATGGATGGGCGAGCACCACGCTGAGGTGGTCGGTCAGCTGGAAGACGGCGCCCGCCTCCTGCGCTTCGGGTACGACATCAAGCCGCACCTGGACGACATCGGGCGGCTGCCGCTTCCGCCCTACATCGACGCCGGCAGCAGCGATGAGGTCTGGCGCGAGCGGTACCAGACCGTGTACGCGCGGGAACCCGGCAGCGTCGCGGCCCCGACCGCCGGACTGCACTTCACGCCTGAACTGCTCTCCCGTCTGGAGGCGCGGGGCATCGAGCGGGTCAGCGTGATCCTGCACGTGGGGGCCGGTACCTTTAAACCCATCACCGGGTCGGTGGCCGACCATGTAATGCATGCCGAGCGGTATGTGGTAAGTGCCGAAGCGGCCAGCACCATCAACCGGGCCCGTCAGGAAGGGCGCCGTGTGATTGCAGTGGGCACGACCACTGTGCGTACCCTGGAAAGTGCCTGGGACGGCAGCGCCGTGCGCGCCGGCGAGGGAGACACCCGGATCTTCATCACTCCGGGAACGCCGGTCAACGTTCCGGACCTTCTGATTACCAACCTGCATTTGCCGGGAAGCACGCTGCTGCTGCTGGTGGCGGCGTTTGCGGGAGAGGAGCGGATCAGGGCGGCGTATGATGCGGCGCTTTCCGGGGGGTACCGGTTTTATTCGCTGGGGGACGCGATGTTGCTGGAGAACTTGCGGGGGTAG